ACCTGTTGCAGACATCAAGGTAAAGATCGATGGTCTGTGCCTTTGAAATAGCCGGAACAAAGACGTAAGTTATGAGAATGATAACCAAAAAAAATTTTATACAGGACTTATTCATAGTATGACTACTCCCCCCCATAGCGTAAACTCCCTAATAAGGGCTAATATTAGCAATGGCCGTGCCAAAGACGGAACCTATTGAAATTTAAAGAGAAAGTTTAAAGTGAACAAAGTATTGATGGTTTATAATAACCCACTTGTGTTAATCTGATCCAAAACAGTGGTTCAATTTGAACCACTGTTTTGGATCCGGGAGAAAGCCCTCCGGCCCCGATTCCTCACCGCCTTTCTTCTGGATTGTCTAAACGTCACAGGATGACCGGCTTTTGCTCTGCCTTGTTGACGGGCAGAGCGTCAACTGTTTGCGTGTTTTTCAGTCACCATAATCGGTCATGACGCGCCTTTTAAATCTTTGCAAGAAATGCGGTCTAGTCATCAGAGGACTTATTCAGTATTCGCTTCAAACGCTGGCGGGTAATGCCAAGCTGTTTTGCCGCCTCACTTTTATTGCCGCCGGTTTTATCAAGGACCGTTGAAATATAGTGGTAGATAAATTTATTGAGAGGCATGACGGGTGTATCCTCTGCCGGTGAAATGGATAGAGGGGAGGCTGATTCAATGTCCGTTGTCGTGTTTGCGGCGCTTGCATCGACGTCAATCATGTCTCCCTTGGCGAGAAGAACCGATCTTTCCACGAAGTTTTTGAGTTCTCTCACATTGCCGCTCCATTCATGGTTTTCCATATACTTTAATGCTTCTGAAGAGAAGCCTTTAATTTTTTTTACAAATTCCCTGTTGTATTGTTCAAGGAAGTGAATTGCCAGGAAATGAATATCATCCGTTCTTTCCCTGAGTGGAGGCATGTTTATGGGGAAAACGTTAAGCCTGTAGTAAAGGTCTTCTCTGAAAGTCCCTTCATTGACGGCTGCTGCCAGGTCCCTGTTGGTTGCTGCAACGAGTCTTATGTCAACTTTGATGGGTTGCGTGCCGCCGATTCTTTCGAACTCTTTTTCTTCAATAACTTTCAAAAGTTTTGCTTGCAGGGTCGGTGAAATTTCACCTATTTCATCAAGGAAGATCGTTCCTTTATCTGCCAGTTCGAACTTGCCCGGTTTACGTTTGATCGCGCCTGTAAAAGCACCCTTTTCGTGTCCAAAGAGTTCACTTTCAAGCAGGTTTTCTACAAGTGTAGCACAGTTGATCTGTATGAAGGGGCCATCTTTCCTGGAACTGTTGTAATGTATGGCCGAGGCCAGCATCCCCTTTCCTGTACCCGATTCACCGAGAATGAGGATCGTTGATGAGTTGGATTGGGAGATATCCTGTGCCGCACGGCAAAGGGCTTCCATTTTCGGGGATTTTCGAATGATGCTTGAAAAGCTGAATTTGTCTTTATTGTAGTTATGGAGAGCCCGAACTTCAGATTTCAGTTTCCATACCTCTGAAAATCGGCCCATCACTGCTTTTAGTTCTTCCAGTTCAAGGGGTTTGCAGAGGTAGTCCATAGCGCCAAGCCTGATGGCTTCAACGGCCTCTTTGACTCC
The genomic region above belongs to Deltaproteobacteria bacterium and contains:
- a CDS encoding sigma-54 dependent transcriptional regulator, yielding MKPTLLIIDDEPLLLKSLGKAMSREGYEVLLAPSAKEGFLTFEKEVPDMVLLDLGLPDMSGLSLLKEMKKVRNDSIFIMMTGQGGVKEAVEAIRLGAMDYLCKPLELEELKAVMGRFSEVWKLKSEVRALHNYNKDKFSFSSIIRKSPKMEALCRAAQDISQSNSSTILILGESGTGKGMLASAIHYNSSRKDGPFIQINCATLVENLLESELFGHEKGAFTGAIKRKPGKFELADKGTIFLDEIGEISPTLQAKLLKVIEEKEFERIGGTQPIKVDIRLVAATNRDLAAAVNEGTFREDLYYRLNVFPINMPPLRERTDDIHFLAIHFLEQYNREFVKKIKGFSSEALKYMENHEWSGNVRELKNFVERSVLLAKGDMIDVDASAANTTTDIESASPLSISPAEDTPVMPLNKFIYHYISTVLDKTGGNKSEAAKQLGITRQRLKRILNKSSDD